In a genomic window of Bradyrhizobium ontarionense:
- a CDS encoding adenylate/guanylate cyclase domain-containing protein, protein MERRLAAIVCADVAGYSRMMGADEAGTHAAFKAHRGAIHPIILNHGGRIVKYTGDGFLLEFPSVVGAIEAAVEMQRLMAERNAHLPADRVMQFRLGVNMGDVIFDEDEVFGDGVNTAVRLEAAAPPGGVALSHKAHQEASKHLTVTFLDRGPFRFKNIEDTINVWTWDPSTPDKSREPAPASGLPAQYRTAIVGVLPFANLSGDNDEYFSDGLAEDLIHALSLQSFFRVLSRNSTFAFKNAGMSARLIAREIDATYLIQGSVRRSGTKIRVTAELVAPENGEQLWAGRYDRDIGDLFAVQDDITANLCTALVPEIYRAVASVPIRSATADLTAWDRFLRGLSHYYQPTKADYESSIALFREAIAIDPGLAIAHTYLGTILLQGIHFGWIRNSRELWDEAMTLAEASVRLDSRSSFSYSLLAYVHAMQGRVEAGMEAARKSLQLNPYDMGARGVLGVCHLVGGEHRQAIELFSIAAQRGNSDPRYQWSVLSAFSHYMLGQYDASLSWARESHYQNPNHLQCLAIRAAALAQLGRSSEAGEAVAILLRLYPWMTVERLLSNIRWRNPVDVSHYRDGLAKAGMPLTKLTLVDTKAKYAGE, encoded by the coding sequence ATGGAGAGACGGCTGGCCGCCATTGTCTGTGCCGATGTGGCCGGTTACTCGCGGATGATGGGCGCCGACGAGGCGGGAACCCATGCCGCGTTCAAGGCCCATCGCGGCGCCATCCATCCAATCATCCTCAACCACGGCGGCCGGATCGTGAAATACACCGGCGACGGGTTTCTGCTGGAGTTCCCGAGCGTCGTCGGCGCGATCGAAGCCGCGGTCGAGATGCAGAGGCTGATGGCCGAACGCAACGCTCACCTGCCGGCCGACCGCGTGATGCAGTTCCGTCTCGGCGTGAACATGGGCGACGTCATCTTCGACGAGGACGAGGTGTTCGGCGATGGCGTGAACACCGCGGTGCGGCTTGAAGCCGCAGCGCCTCCCGGTGGAGTTGCACTTTCCCATAAGGCCCATCAGGAAGCGAGCAAACACCTGACGGTCACCTTCCTCGATCGCGGCCCGTTCCGCTTCAAGAACATCGAGGACACGATCAATGTCTGGACCTGGGATCCCAGCACGCCGGACAAGAGCCGTGAGCCGGCGCCCGCGTCGGGCCTGCCTGCGCAGTACCGGACGGCGATCGTGGGCGTCCTGCCTTTCGCCAATCTCAGCGGCGACAACGACGAATATTTCTCCGACGGATTGGCCGAAGACCTGATCCATGCGCTGTCGCTGCAATCCTTCTTCCGCGTGCTCAGCCGCAACTCGACCTTCGCCTTCAAGAATGCCGGGATGAGCGCCCGCCTCATCGCGCGCGAAATCGACGCGACCTACTTGATCCAAGGCTCGGTGCGGCGCTCCGGGACCAAGATCAGGGTGACGGCTGAACTGGTCGCGCCCGAAAACGGCGAGCAGCTGTGGGCTGGCCGCTACGACCGCGACATCGGCGACCTGTTCGCGGTGCAGGACGACATCACGGCCAATCTGTGCACCGCGCTGGTCCCGGAGATCTATCGCGCCGTGGCCTCGGTGCCGATCCGGTCGGCGACCGCCGACCTGACGGCGTGGGACCGTTTCCTGCGCGGGCTGTCGCACTACTATCAACCGACCAAGGCCGACTACGAAAGCTCGATCGCGCTGTTCCGCGAGGCGATCGCCATCGACCCCGGGCTTGCGATCGCCCACACCTATCTCGGCACGATCCTGCTGCAGGGTATCCATTTCGGCTGGATCAGGAACTCGCGGGAGCTGTGGGACGAGGCGATGACGCTTGCCGAGGCGAGCGTGCGGCTGGATTCCCGTTCCTCGTTCTCCTATTCGCTGCTGGCCTATGTCCATGCCATGCAGGGGCGGGTCGAGGCGGGCATGGAGGCGGCGCGCAAGTCGCTCCAGCTCAATCCCTACGACATGGGCGCGCGCGGCGTGCTCGGCGTGTGCCATCTCGTCGGCGGTGAGCACCGCCAGGCGATCGAGCTGTTCTCGATTGCCGCGCAGCGCGGCAACAGCGATCCACGCTATCAATGGTCGGTGCTGAGCGCGTTCAGTCATTACATGCTCGGCCAATACGATGCATCGCTGTCCTGGGCGCGGGAGTCGCACTACCAGAACCCGAACCATCTGCAGTGCCTCGCGATCCGCGCTGCGGCGCTGGCCCAGCTCGGCCGCTCGAGCGAGGCGGGTGAGGCCGTCGCCATTCTGCTCCGCCTCTATCCATGGATGACGGTCGAGCGCCTCCTGAGCAACATCCGCTGGCGAAATCCGGTCGACGTCTCGCATTATCGCGACGGCCTCGCCAAGGCCGGCATGCCGCTGACCAAGCTGACCTTGGTGGATACCAAGGCCAAATACGCCGGCGAATAG
- a CDS encoding LysE family translocator, protein MFGIHDLLMFLVAGLLLNMTPGPDTAYIVGRSAQMGWRGGAAAAFGISTGCLVHVFGSAIGLSALLTASATTFAMVKWAGAAYLVYLGMTQLLARRAGAADPRMADAAPVVPLRQVFWQQVFWQGALTNILNPKVAMFFLAFLPQFVAADAPHKPLAFVLLGTIFVVNSTIWCLGVAVVAARAARRVRRSSAALLWLNRAIGGLFVYLGARIAMLEAR, encoded by the coding sequence ATGTTCGGAATTCACGATCTGCTGATGTTTCTCGTCGCCGGCCTGCTGCTCAACATGACGCCGGGCCCGGATACGGCCTACATCGTCGGCCGCAGTGCGCAGATGGGCTGGCGGGGCGGCGCGGCGGCGGCCTTCGGCATCAGCACCGGCTGCCTGGTCCATGTGTTCGGAAGCGCGATCGGATTGTCGGCCCTGCTCACCGCATCGGCCACGACATTCGCCATGGTGAAATGGGCAGGCGCTGCCTACCTGGTCTATCTCGGGATGACGCAGCTCCTGGCGCGACGAGCGGGGGCCGCTGATCCACGCATGGCTGACGCGGCGCCGGTGGTGCCGCTGCGCCAGGTGTTCTGGCAACAGGTGTTCTGGCAAGGCGCGCTCACCAACATCTTGAATCCAAAGGTGGCGATGTTCTTCCTCGCCTTCCTGCCGCAATTCGTCGCGGCCGACGCGCCGCACAAGCCGCTCGCCTTTGTGCTGCTCGGCACGATCTTCGTCGTCAACAGCACGATCTGGTGTCTCGGTGTTGCCGTCGTGGCGGCGCGTGCCGCGCGCCGCGTGCGGCGCTCGTCGGCCGCGCTGCTGTGGCTCAACCGCGCGATCGGCGGCCTGTTCGTCTATCTCGGAGCCCGGATCGCGATGCTCGAGGCGCGCTGA
- a CDS encoding ABC transporter substrate-binding protein codes for MRRAIAAAALFVVSSVPGAPAQADEQPGITATEIRIGQTMPYSGPVSAFGVLGRGEVAYFKMVNDRGGINGRKVNLLSLDDNYVPPKTVEQTRRLVESDEVSFIFSTMGTAHNTAIAKYLSAKRVPQLFVASGASKFGDPAQFPSAVMGVMAPFRNEARMYARYVLQRKSDATFAVLAQNDDFGRDYLAGLKDVLGERFDTAVNVASYEATEPTIDSQIVKLKSTGADALVIAATPKFAAQAIRKTYEINWRPMTFLSNVSVWISSVMEPAGLDAGTGIISTAYVKDPLDPTWADDPGVKGWRDYMAKYVPDGDIRDSNYVNGYNNGMVLEHVLKAAGNDLSRDNILRQALAIKDLELPMLLPGIKVNTSETDHLPVEQVQFMRFTGKQWERFGEVLSTR; via the coding sequence ATGCGACGCGCCATCGCAGCCGCAGCGCTGTTCGTCGTTTCATCCGTGCCAGGAGCGCCCGCTCAGGCGGACGAGCAGCCCGGCATCACCGCCACCGAAATCCGCATCGGACAGACCATGCCCTATAGCGGGCCGGTGTCCGCCTTCGGCGTGCTCGGCAGGGGCGAGGTCGCCTATTTCAAGATGGTCAACGACCGCGGCGGCATCAACGGCCGCAAGGTCAACCTGCTGTCGCTCGACGACAACTACGTGCCGCCCAAGACCGTCGAGCAGACGCGGCGCCTGGTCGAGAGCGACGAGGTCTCCTTCATCTTCTCGACCATGGGCACCGCCCACAACACCGCGATCGCCAAATATCTGTCGGCCAAGAGGGTGCCGCAGCTGTTCGTGGCCTCGGGCGCCTCGAAATTCGGCGATCCCGCGCAGTTCCCCAGCGCCGTGATGGGCGTGATGGCGCCGTTCCGCAACGAAGCCCGCATGTATGCGCGCTACGTGCTGCAGAGGAAGTCCGACGCGACCTTCGCGGTGCTGGCGCAGAACGACGATTTCGGCCGCGACTATCTCGCCGGCCTGAAGGACGTGCTCGGCGAGCGCTTCGACACGGCGGTCAACGTCGCGAGCTACGAGGCGACCGAGCCGACGATCGACTCGCAGATCGTGAAGCTGAAATCGACCGGCGCCGACGCGCTCGTCATCGCCGCGACGCCAAAATTCGCCGCCCAGGCGATCCGCAAGACGTATGAGATCAACTGGCGTCCGATGACGTTCCTGAGCAACGTGTCGGTGTGGATCTCCTCGGTGATGGAGCCGGCCGGCCTCGATGCCGGCACGGGCATCATCTCCACCGCCTATGTCAAGGATCCGCTCGATCCGACCTGGGCCGACGATCCCGGCGTCAAGGGCTGGCGCGACTACATGGCGAAATACGTGCCGGACGGCGACATCCGCGACTCCAACTACGTCAACGGCTACAACAACGGCATGGTGCTGGAGCACGTGCTGAAGGCCGCCGGCAACGATCTGAGCCGCGACAACATCCTGCGCCAGGCGCTGGCGATCAAGGACCTGGAGCTGCCGATGCTGCTGCCGGGTATCAAGGTCAACACCAGCGAGACCGACCACCTGCCGGTCGAGCAGGTGCAGTTCATGCGCTTCACCGGCAAGCAGTGGGAGCGCTTCGGCGAGGTGCTGTCGACCAGGTAG
- a CDS encoding sulfite exporter TauE/SafE family protein, which translates to MIDPLLIFIAFALTLAGFVKGALGLGLPTVSVGLLAVAMPPGRALAIVIVPAVITNIWQTFAGPYLRDIAKRLWPLMAGTAIGICLNAGALSHSSTRWGNVALGVLLMLYAMLGLTKFAFKVAQRHEKWVGGIIGLVTGLISAATGVQVVPSVPYMQAIGLEKDELIQALGVFFTVATVTLAFNLTSSGLLGTATALPGAVAMVCAFLGMFAGQAARSRLPAEAFRRVFLIAMILLGLYLAGSALIELLW; encoded by the coding sequence ATGATCGACCCCCTCCTCATCTTCATCGCCTTTGCCCTGACGCTGGCCGGTTTCGTCAAGGGCGCGCTCGGCCTCGGCCTGCCGACCGTCTCAGTCGGACTGCTGGCGGTCGCGATGCCGCCGGGGCGGGCGCTGGCGATCGTCATCGTACCAGCGGTCATCACCAACATCTGGCAGACTTTCGCTGGCCCCTATCTGCGCGACATCGCAAAACGTCTGTGGCCGCTGATGGCGGGCACCGCGATCGGCATCTGCCTCAACGCCGGGGCCCTCAGCCATTCCTCGACGCGCTGGGGCAACGTCGCGCTCGGCGTGCTGCTGATGCTCTATGCCATGCTCGGCCTCACCAAATTCGCCTTCAAGGTCGCGCAGCGCCACGAGAAATGGGTCGGCGGCATCATCGGCCTCGTGACCGGGCTGATCTCGGCCGCAACCGGGGTGCAGGTCGTGCCGTCGGTGCCGTACATGCAGGCGATCGGGCTCGAGAAGGACGAACTGATCCAGGCGCTCGGCGTGTTCTTCACGGTCGCCACCGTCACCCTCGCCTTCAACCTGACGAGCTCGGGCCTGCTCGGCACCGCCACCGCCCTGCCCGGCGCGGTCGCGATGGTCTGCGCCTTCCTCGGCATGTTCGCCGGACAAGCCGCACGATCGAGACTGCCGGCCGAAGCCTTCCGCCGCGTGTTCCTGATCGCGATGATCCTCCTCGGTCTTTATCTCGCCGGCAGCGCCTTGATCGAACTGCTCTGGTGA
- a CDS encoding di-heme-cytochrome C peroxidase → MQEDSARVRDALPGQLPVSSNNPCPFLRALVAGGFVDGHTVPLKTMAHTIEAASGETGFKRRVVGIKTFGVALIANGLSPLRLLKSLWSGADLDELRNGPLDKHGGGSRILDAGAKVHPEEIDRLAGFGSDYPDPAGGTERGLNAAQIQTFMKANLKRDGDAAHWYYPLLMQGEWPVLLSILGKGDGDNRYLSVAEVRTLFVDRRLPQRIEARLMAKPKPANIVWRIGKALIGTAVLAAIALFLTWMAAPDAVGDKLSAILPKKVAAFIPPALPTTEPTTAAYWLDQGWTTQDRHWFHHVTQGTATFPIPYSWFMAMEQPYLSPFGTPGRISDSAYLERFGFIPSPKSVDGDPSALRPFGYAATSTAKTEPAAPLPAGLKPAPAGNEGGLPVGFARLTNVTNPASGAAEPDKIGLTCAACHAGSIHYKGVSVRFDGGPGMADLRKLEEAMGFAMIFTQYVPGRFSRFAERVLGPNASDADRATLKKGLKAATDFALTMQAKNYQTAIEAKGQTETMEGFGRLDALNRIGNQVFYLDMAVSGLPNMLGNQEAIDAPVSYPPIWTVPWFSWAQYDGSIAQPLIRNAGEALGVFAQINLSPEPASGRLWRSSMAIENLIHIEDMLRGPDPFATTTPAFGGLTSPKWPEKLFAGDDAWKIEPARVERGRKLYATICVECHLGPVADPVFDKTYPDKSFWKIKPADDWDSKGWNAKGPILDLVQKPVEAMQTDPGQASILATRKVKLPGFLEVDPAKDLKGCNLPQGSTTDMPYALALMAVVQRASDKWMEDRKLSEAERAALWGDRPNCPNPAGKSYRARPLNGVWSTAPYLHNGSVPSLYWMLTPAAERPTSFCQGARDYDPKQVGFAVPKGGETACKVGQTLFMTKDSSGKPIKGNSVLGHSFEGPAKPNKDYPNGIIGGAFSDDERLDLIEYLKTL, encoded by the coding sequence ATGCAAGAAGACAGCGCCCGCGTCCGTGACGCCCTGCCGGGGCAGCTCCCCGTCTCGTCCAACAATCCCTGTCCTTTCCTGCGCGCACTGGTGGCCGGCGGCTTCGTCGATGGTCACACCGTCCCGCTGAAGACGATGGCGCACACCATCGAGGCGGCGAGTGGCGAGACGGGCTTCAAGAGACGCGTCGTCGGCATCAAGACCTTCGGCGTCGCCCTGATCGCCAACGGCCTGTCGCCACTGCGCCTGCTGAAGAGCCTGTGGTCGGGCGCCGATCTCGACGAGCTCCGCAACGGTCCGCTCGACAAGCATGGCGGCGGCTCGCGCATCCTCGATGCCGGGGCAAAAGTCCATCCCGAGGAGATCGATCGTCTGGCCGGCTTCGGCAGCGACTATCCGGATCCCGCTGGGGGCACCGAGCGCGGCCTCAACGCGGCGCAGATCCAGACATTCATGAAGGCCAATCTCAAGCGCGATGGCGACGCGGCGCACTGGTACTATCCCTTGCTCATGCAGGGCGAGTGGCCGGTGCTGCTGAGCATCCTCGGCAAGGGCGACGGCGACAACCGCTACCTCAGCGTCGCCGAGGTCCGCACCCTGTTCGTCGACCGCCGCCTCCCGCAGCGCATCGAGGCGCGGCTGATGGCGAAACCGAAGCCAGCCAACATCGTCTGGCGCATCGGCAAGGCGCTGATCGGCACGGCGGTCCTGGCCGCGATCGCTCTGTTCCTGACATGGATGGCCGCCCCCGATGCGGTCGGCGACAAGCTGAGCGCGATCCTGCCCAAGAAGGTCGCAGCGTTCATTCCGCCGGCACTCCCGACCACCGAGCCAACCACGGCGGCCTATTGGCTCGACCAGGGCTGGACCACGCAGGACCGGCACTGGTTCCACCACGTGACGCAGGGCACCGCCACCTTCCCGATTCCCTACAGCTGGTTCATGGCGATGGAGCAGCCTTATCTGTCTCCGTTCGGCACGCCGGGCCGGATCTCCGACAGCGCCTATCTCGAACGCTTCGGCTTCATTCCGAGCCCGAAGAGTGTCGATGGCGACCCGAGCGCGCTCAGGCCGTTTGGCTACGCGGCCACGTCGACGGCGAAGACCGAGCCGGCTGCGCCGCTGCCCGCGGGCCTGAAGCCTGCTCCAGCCGGCAACGAGGGCGGTCTGCCGGTCGGCTTCGCCCGGCTCACCAACGTCACCAATCCGGCCAGCGGCGCCGCCGAGCCCGACAAGATCGGGCTGACCTGCGCGGCCTGTCACGCCGGCAGCATCCACTACAAGGGCGTGAGCGTGCGCTTCGACGGTGGCCCCGGCATGGCCGACCTGCGCAAGCTCGAAGAAGCCATGGGCTTTGCGATGATCTTCACGCAATACGTGCCCGGCCGCTTCTCGCGCTTCGCCGAGCGCGTGCTCGGGCCGAATGCGTCCGACGCCGATCGCGCGACCCTGAAGAAGGGCCTGAAGGCCGCGACCGACTTCGCGCTCACCATGCAGGCCAAGAACTACCAGACCGCGATCGAGGCCAAGGGCCAGACCGAGACGATGGAAGGCTTCGGCCGGCTCGACGCGCTGAACCGCATCGGCAACCAGGTCTTCTATCTCGACATGGCCGTGAGCGGCCTGCCGAACATGCTCGGCAACCAGGAGGCCATCGACGCGCCGGTGTCCTATCCGCCGATCTGGACCGTGCCGTGGTTCTCCTGGGCGCAGTATGACGGCTCGATCGCGCAGCCGCTGATCCGCAATGCCGGCGAGGCGCTCGGCGTATTCGCTCAGATCAACCTCTCGCCCGAGCCGGCCAGCGGCCGGCTGTGGCGCTCGTCGATGGCGATCGAGAACCTGATCCACATCGAGGACATGCTTCGCGGCCCCGATCCGTTCGCGACCACGACGCCGGCGTTCGGCGGGCTGACCTCGCCGAAATGGCCGGAGAAGCTGTTCGCCGGCGACGACGCCTGGAAGATCGAGCCTGCGCGCGTCGAGCGCGGCCGCAAGCTCTACGCCACGATCTGCGTCGAGTGCCATCTCGGACCCGTCGCGGATCCCGTGTTCGACAAGACCTATCCGGACAAGAGCTTCTGGAAGATCAAGCCGGCCGACGATTGGGACAGCAAGGGCTGGAACGCCAAGGGCCCGATCCTCGACCTGGTGCAGAAGCCGGTCGAGGCGATGCAGACCGATCCCGGACAGGCCAGCATTCTCGCCACCCGCAAGGTCAAGCTGCCCGGCTTCCTCGAGGTCGATCCGGCCAAGGACCTGAAGGGCTGCAACCTGCCGCAGGGCTCGACCACCGACATGCCCTATGCGCTGGCGCTGATGGCCGTGGTGCAGCGCGCGAGCGACAAATGGATGGAGGACCGTAAGCTCTCCGAGGCCGAGCGCGCCGCGCTGTGGGGCGACCGCCCGAACTGTCCCAACCCGGCCGGCAAGAGCTATCGCGCGCGCCCGCTCAACGGCGTCTGGTCCACCGCGCCCTATCTCCACAACGGATCTGTGCCGTCGCTGTACTGGATGCTGACGCCGGCGGCCGAGCGGCCGACCTCGTTCTGCCAGGGCGCCCGCGACTATGATCCGAAGCAGGTCGGCTTCGCCGTGCCCAAAGGCGGCGAGACCGCCTGCAAGGTCGGACAGACGCTGTTCATGACCAAGGATTCCAGCGGCAAGCCGATCAAGGGCAACAGCGTGCTCGGCCATTCCTTCGAGGGCCCCGCGAAGCCCAACAAGGACTATCCGAACGGCATCATCGGCGGCGCCTTCTCCGATGACGAGCGTCTCGATCTCATCGAGTATCTGAAGACGCTGTGA
- a CDS encoding IS4 family transposase, which yields MRHHNTVFHALQKLVPWRDFDRLVETHRANKRVRRLSTQNQFLALLYGQLARAESLRAIEASFESHAARLYHVGAKEVSRSTLADANARRPYEVFTGLLAEMMKSCERKLAGEVADAVYLIDSTRFSLNSLSADWAKFSRGINCFKLHIVYNPDTENPTSAELTAGNVNDITMAKSLPIRLGATYVFDLGYYDYGWWAELNKQGCRLVTRLKANTKLRNVTENKIPKDSSVLSDRVGLLPARLAASRKNPFQDPVREIRISTETGKILRIVTNDLDASADEIADLYKRRWQIELFFRWVKHTLKIRHFLGTSENAIRIQIAVALIAHLLLRATHKLQNSVKSLQTFTGLITQNLMHRKRIDRLLDRPPPARQDDRQLSLSIC from the coding sequence ATGCGCCACCACAATACTGTATTTCACGCGCTGCAGAAGCTTGTTCCGTGGAGGGATTTCGACCGGCTTGTGGAAACACATCGGGCGAACAAGCGCGTGCGCCGGCTCAGTACCCAGAACCAGTTTCTCGCTCTGCTTTATGGCCAACTGGCTCGCGCGGAGAGCCTGCGTGCCATTGAAGCGTCCTTCGAGAGCCACGCAGCGCGGCTCTATCACGTTGGCGCAAAGGAGGTTTCGCGTTCCACGCTGGCTGATGCCAATGCTCGGCGGCCCTATGAGGTCTTCACCGGGCTTCTGGCCGAGATGATGAAAAGCTGTGAACGGAAGCTGGCAGGTGAAGTCGCGGATGCGGTCTATCTGATCGATTCGACCAGATTTTCCCTGAACTCGCTCAGTGCCGACTGGGCCAAGTTCAGCCGCGGCATCAACTGCTTCAAGCTGCACATCGTCTATAATCCAGATACCGAGAATCCAACCTCGGCTGAGTTGACCGCGGGAAACGTCAACGACATCACCATGGCGAAGTCTCTTCCGATCCGCCTAGGCGCCACCTACGTCTTCGATCTTGGTTACTATGATTACGGCTGGTGGGCCGAGCTCAACAAGCAAGGGTGTCGTCTCGTTACCCGTCTCAAAGCCAATACCAAGCTCAGAAATGTGACCGAGAACAAGATCCCGAAAGACTCTTCCGTCCTGTCTGACCGTGTCGGCCTCCTGCCTGCGAGGCTCGCAGCGTCCCGAAAGAACCCGTTCCAGGATCCTGTCAGAGAGATCAGGATCTCTACGGAAACCGGAAAAATCCTGCGCATCGTCACCAATGATCTCGATGCATCGGCCGATGAAATCGCCGATCTCTATAAGCGCCGTTGGCAGATCGAGCTGTTCTTTCGCTGGGTCAAACATACGCTGAAGATCCGCCACTTTCTCGGAACCTCCGAGAACGCCATTCGCATCCAGATCGCCGTGGCGCTGATCGCTCATCTGTTGCTGCGCGCGACCCATAAGCTGCAAAACAGCGTCAAGAGCCTGCAGACGTTTACAGGTCTGATCACGCAAAACCTCATGCATCGCAAGCGGATCGATCGACTACTCGATCGGCCCCCGCCAGCCAGGCAAGATGACCGCCAGTTGAGCCTAAGTATATGCTAA
- a CDS encoding GntR family transcriptional regulator, translated as MSGSATQTVYEQLRASLLAGLYQPEEKLKISELGIAFSVSTGAIREALARLTAEGLVTAMPQRGFRVAPVSVADLRDLTDMRIEIETKCLRRAIANGDLGWETAVVAAHHRLAATPIASDDGGFSPAWIAAHGDFHAALAQACGSAWMLRVRDLLFAHNERYLDLARTADRGNRDAAGEHRELMEAALAHDTERTVAAMIAHIEKTRRTIEAALVAASLTNEVEGIA; from the coding sequence ATGTCCGGAAGCGCCACCCAGACCGTCTATGAACAGCTGCGCGCCAGCCTGCTGGCGGGTCTCTATCAACCCGAGGAGAAGCTGAAGATCAGCGAGCTCGGGATTGCCTTCTCGGTCAGCACCGGGGCGATCCGCGAGGCGCTGGCGCGGCTCACGGCGGAGGGGCTCGTGACGGCGATGCCTCAGCGCGGCTTCCGCGTCGCGCCGGTGTCGGTCGCCGACCTTCGGGACCTCACCGACATGCGCATCGAGATCGAGACCAAGTGCCTGCGCCGGGCGATCGCCAATGGCGATCTCGGGTGGGAAACGGCTGTTGTCGCAGCGCATCACCGCCTCGCCGCGACGCCGATCGCAAGCGATGACGGCGGCTTCTCGCCGGCCTGGATCGCGGCGCATGGCGATTTCCACGCGGCGCTTGCGCAGGCCTGCGGCAGCGCCTGGATGCTGCGGGTGCGTGACTTATTGTTTGCGCACAATGAGCGCTATCTCGACCTCGCCCGCACGGCTGATCGGGGCAATCGCGATGCCGCGGGCGAGCATCGCGAGCTGATGGAGGCGGCGCTGGCGCACGACACCGAGCGCACCGTCGCCGCGATGATCGCGCATATCGAAAAGACCCGCCGCACGATCGAAGCGGCGCTGGTGGCCGCCTCACTTACGAATGAGGTGGAGGGCATCGCATGA
- a CDS encoding adenylate/guanylate cyclase domain-containing protein: MERRLAAILCADVAGYSRMMGIDEAGTHAAFKAHRGAIHPIILNHAGRIVKHTGDGFLLEFANAASAIQFGIEMQSLMAERNAHLPADRNMRFRLGIHKGEVTIDDGEAFGDGINGAVNLESIATPGGVAVSDRAYQEADSQLSVDLINAGSFQFENLQEPVQAWTWEPGSDPIVREQRGASSLPPQYRTAIVGVLPFVNLADGVDEYLSDGLTDDLIHALSLQSFFRVLSRTSTFRFRDRSLSPRLIAREIDATYVIQGTLRRSQDKIRVTAELIAPETGAQLWTGRYDREFGDLFAMQDEITTSLCAALMPEIYRVEASVPIRSTATNPTAWDRFLRGLSHYYRPTKADYETSIALFREAIALDPTLSLAHAYLATILLQGINFGWIKGSRELWNEAMSLALDSVRLDGRSSFAYAILAFVQAMQGAHEDGMKAARKATELNAYDMGARGVLGLCHMVTGEHQQAIELFSIAAQRGNSDPRYQWPALNAFSHYLLGRYEAALSWAREELLLYPNHLQALTIRAATLAQLGQTAQAQDAVGALLERYPWLTLDRHMKNIRWRNRDDIDHYHDGLTKAGLT; encoded by the coding sequence ATGGAAAGACGCCTCGCTGCCATCCTTTGCGCCGACGTTGCCGGCTATTCGCGGATGATGGGAATCGACGAGGCGGGCACGCATGCCGCCTTCAAGGCCCATCGTGGCGCCATCCACCCGATCATCCTCAATCATGCCGGGCGCATCGTCAAACACACCGGCGACGGCTTCCTGCTGGAATTCGCCAACGCCGCCAGCGCGATCCAATTCGGGATCGAAATGCAGTCGCTGATGGCCGAGCGCAATGCGCACCTGCCCGCCGACCGCAACATGCGCTTCCGCCTCGGCATCCACAAGGGTGAGGTGACGATCGACGACGGTGAGGCATTCGGCGACGGCATCAATGGCGCCGTCAACCTCGAATCGATCGCGACCCCGGGCGGCGTCGCCGTCTCCGACAGGGCCTATCAGGAGGCAGATTCGCAGCTCTCTGTCGACCTGATCAACGCCGGCAGCTTCCAGTTCGAGAATCTTCAAGAGCCGGTTCAGGCCTGGACCTGGGAACCGGGCAGCGATCCGATCGTTCGGGAGCAGAGAGGCGCCTCCAGCCTGCCGCCGCAATATCGCACGGCGATCGTGGGTGTGCTGCCGTTCGTCAATCTCGCCGACGGCGTCGATGAATACCTCTCCGACGGTCTCACGGACGATCTGATCCACGCCTTGTCGTTGCAATCGTTCTTTCGCGTCCTGAGCCGGACCTCGACCTTCCGCTTCAGGGATCGCAGCCTGAGCCCGCGCCTGATCGCACGGGAGATCGACGCGACCTATGTGATCCAGGGGACGTTGCGGCGCTCGCAGGACAAGATCCGCGTGACCGCCGAACTGATCGCGCCCGAAACCGGCGCGCAATTGTGGACCGGACGTTACGATCGCGAATTCGGCGATCTTTTCGCGATGCAGGACGAGATCACCACGAGCCTCTGCGCGGCGCTGATGCCCGAGATCTACCGCGTCGAGGCGTCGGTTCCGATCCGCTCGACGGCGACCAACCCGACCGCGTGGGATCGCTTCCTGAGGGGACTGTCCCACTACTATCGGCCGACCAAGGCCGACTACGAGACGTCGATCGCCCTGTTCCGGGAAGCCATCGCGCTCGATCCCACACTCAGCCTCGCGCACGCCTATCTGGCCACCATTCTCCTGCAGGGCATCAACTTCGGCTGGATCAAGGGCTCGCGTGAGCTCTGGAACGAGGCGATGAGCCTCGCGCTGGACAGCGTGCGGCTCGACGGGCGCTCCTCGTTCGCCTACGCGATCCTCGCCTTCGTGCAGGCGATGCAGGGCGCCCACGAGGACGGCATGAAGGCGGCGCGCAAGGCGACGGAACTGAATGCCTACGACATGGGCGCGCGGGGTGTGCTCGGCCTGTGCCACATGGTGACCGGCGAGCACCAGCAGGCGATCGAACTGTTTTCGATCGCGGCTCAGCGCGGCAACAGCGATCCGCGCTATCAATGGCCGGCGCTGAACGCCTTCAGCCATTACCTGCTCGGCCGCTATGAGGCTGCGCTGTCGTGGGCCCGCGAAGAGCTGCTGCTCTACCCGAACCACCTGCAGGCGCTGACGATCCGGGCAGCGACGCTGGCGCAGCTCGGCCAAACCGCGCAGGCACAGGATGCCGTCGGCGCCCTGCTGGAGCGTTATCCCTGGCTCACGCTGGATCGTCACATGAAGAACATCCGGTGGAGGAATCGTGACGACATCGACCATTATCACGACGGGCTGACCAAGGCGGGGCTGACCTGA